TTCCTACTACACCCTGAAGCTCGGGATATTCAAAAACCATATCCGTTACCAGGTCAGCTTTTGACAAATCACATGATTTTTCAATAGATTTAACATCCGCTTTAACGCCTATTAAAGGTGCCAGATACTTCGCTATTTCTTTTACCCGCGATATTTTGTCATATATAGTGCCCAGCTTTTCCTGCAAAACTACCCCTTTCAATTTTTCCACTTTTTCTGAAAGCGGACTTTTTGTATCTTTATGAAAGAAAAACTCTGCATCGTCAAGCCTTGCCTTTAGAACTCTCTCAAACCCTTCACGCACAACTTCGTTATTTTCAGACATCCCGTTTCTTATTCCAAGAAAATAATTAGTCAATTTCCCTTTTGAATCAGAAATTGCAAAATATTTTTGTTTTTTGGCCATGCAGTTAGTTAATATTTCATGAGGCAGTTTCAAATATTTTTCATCAAATGTTCCCACTATAGCCACAGGATGTTCAACAAGACAATTTATCTCATCTAAAAGATTTTCGTCCTTAAGCACTTCCCCTTTTACACGTTTTGACGCGGAATCAATTATTTTTTCAATTACTTTTTTCCTTTCCTGGGCATCGGCTAAAACGCAAGCATTACGCAGTAAATCAATGTATTTTTCAGCTGATCTTATAACAACTTTTTTATTAGCAGAAGAATGCAGGGCGTAAGTGATATTATCAGATTTAACATTTGCAACTTTAATTTTTATCTTTTTTTCGCCGTATAAAGCTGTTAAATTTCTTATCGGACGCGCAAATCTGAAATTTGATGATTCCCAAACCATGCTTTTAGGAAAATTTAAAGTTTTTATAACATATGAATAGCATTCGGCTAAAATCTTTTCGGCTTTTTCACCGTTAATTTTATTTAATACGCACAAATATTCGCCCTTGTCCGTCTTTTTAACTTTTAGCTTTTCTGTTTCAACGCCATATTTTGAAGCAAATCCTTTTGCCGCCATAGTAAAATTATTTTTTTCATCCCGTCCAACCTTAACTGACGGGCCCAGTATCTCATCGCATCTGTCTTCGCTTATTTCCGCCACATCTTTAATGACAAGAGTTAACCGGCGCGGAGTACCGTATACTTTTGTGTCAGAAAAAGCCAGCTGATTATCCCTTAAGAATTTTTCAGCAAGTATTTTCATTTGCTCCAAAGCAGAATTTAAATATGAGGCGGGAATTTCTTCTACACCGATTTCTAATAAAGCATCTTTAACCATTTATATTTCCTATTTTTGATCGGATTCCATCTGAATATAGTTTTCTGCGACTATCCTTGCAAGATTTCTGACTTTCGCAATATAAAATGTCCTTTCCGTTACGGAAATTGCCCCGCGAGCATCCAAAAGATTGAACAAATGGGAGCATTTCATTACTGCGTCATAAGCAGGAAGCACCATTTTCTTATCAATTAATCTTTTGGCTTCTTTTTCCCAATCATTAAAATGGCGTTTCAATAGATCCACATCCGCTTCCTCAAAATTGTAACGAGACCATTGTTTCTCGTCCTCAAGATGAACCTGCCCGTAGGTAATTCCGTCCGTCCAAATAACATCATAAACGCTGTCTTTTTTCTGGGAATACATGGCAAGCCGTTCCAAGCCGTATGTAATTTCCACCGAAATCGGATTAAGGTCAATACTTCCAACCTGCTGAAAATATGTAAACTGGGTTATTTCCATTCCGTCCAGCCAAACTTCCCAGCCGAGTCCCCATGCGCCTAAAGTTGGCGATTCCCAGTCGTCCTCAACAAAACGAATGTCATGTTTTTTAGGATCCAGCCCTATTGCTTTTAGGCTTGCCAGATAAGTTTTTTGTATATCCGAAGGGGCCGGTTTAATGATAACCTGATACTGATAATAATGCTGAAGCCTGTTAGGATTTTCCCCGTATCTGCCGTCGGTAGGACGGCGAGACGGCTCAACATACGCTACAGCCCAAGGCTTTGGGCCAAGGCATTTCAGAAAAGTTGCGGGATTAAATGTTCCTGCTCCTTTTTCAAGGTCATACGGCTGCCATATAAGGCACCCTTGACGGGCCCAAAATTTTTGAAGCGTCATTATAATTTCTTGAAAAGTCATTTGATTTCCTTAAAATCGCCACCAGCAACCGGCTACCGGATACCAGTAAAAACGAAAGTTCAAAAATATTTCCCGTCGTTCCCGGTCACTGGTCGCCGGTCGCGTTGGCTGTTTTTACTCTGTCGCAATAATTTTTTCACAAAATTCTTTTGAGCAAAGTTTTCGCGGCAGATACATGCTTAGATAGCTGTCTATCGCCTGTTTTATATTGGTTTCGATACGAGATTCCAAAGGAAAAAGCTTATCCACGTCTTCTCCGGGCATGTTTGAAAGTTTTCCTATCAGCTCTCGTTCCGGATTATTTACCAGGTGCTTGTTCCGTTTCAAAAACTCCGTAAAACTATACCCCGAAAGATTCAAGAACCGCAGGACAAACGCCGAAAAAATTCTCCAGGGATATTTTGATGTTTCCAATAAATTCCAAGTTCTTGAAAGAAGCTCGTATTTGCGCGCATTCTCGCTGTTAAAAGGGGTTAAAACATCCATGATTTCCGCACAGTACTGAGCTATTGAAAACCTGCGCCAGTCACAAAAAAGTTTTGTAAAACTATTAATTGCTTTTGCGCCTGTTACTTTCGGCCTCAAATAACCGTTTTTTGCATATACCAGAAACTCGTTTTCTCTTATCGGTTCAGCCGCCCAGGCTAATTTTGCCTTTATCTTTTTTGCTCCCGGAACAACGGCAGAAATCTTACCCCACTCGTGGGTGTAAACAGTTATTATTTTATCCGCCTCAGCGGAAATCTGCGATTTAAGAACAAGGCCTTTTATGTGGTAATACATTTCAACCTCAACTGCGTATTCTCGTGCTCTATTACTGCTTGGGGTCAGACCCCACATGCAGGTAAGCAAATTTCCAAGGGTCTGACCCCAAATAGTCTTTTATCCGTGCTAAATGTAAAGACCCCGTCTTGCTGGGTTATTCTCTTGTAAAACCCTTTATCGTTAGCGGTTTATCCGGGCCGGAGAGAAGAAGACTTCTGAGCGCATCAAAAACGATTTTAAAGTTGTTGTCATATTTCTTTTCCATTTCCTCAATCTTGTGCCAAAGGTCATGGTTGCTCATGAGCAATTGTCTCAATTTTACGAAAGCCCGCATAATCTGAATATTAACTAGCACCGCTCTTTTACTCCTCAAGACTCCGGAAAGCATCGCCACACCCTCCTGTGTAAATGCATACGGAAAATATTTGGAATGCTGTCCTCTCTTTAAGATTCCAATTTGGAATCTTAAAGATTCATATTCTTCTGAGTTTAATTGAAACATGAAATCCGCAGGAAAGCGTTCTATATTCCTCTGCACAGCTTTGTTTAAATTGCCCGTTGTGACTTCATATAATTCTGCTAAATCCCTGTCAAACATCACCTTTTTGCCGCGGATTACATAAATCTTGCTTTCAATCTGTTGTACGGTTAGTGTCTTGGCCATCATTCCTCTCTCTATATTGTTTTCAATATCAGGTTCAGCACAAGATTTGCTTTGCCGCTATCGGCCAATGCGAGCCCCTCTGTTTAAGGTGCCATTTTGGCACCTTTGCCAACCCAACCATATCCACAAGTTAAATGCCTTTGTCGTAACTCGTAAACACATAAACCAGTGAACTTTTGAACGCCTTTGTTTTTTATATCAATTTCTTTAATCGGATTCGCAAAACTTTTTTCTTGTCGGCATCAACTATTTCAATTAAAAGATTGTCCCATCGGATAGTATCTCCCTGTTTCGGAATTTTTCCGAATAAATCCAAAACCCATCCGTTTATAGTGCTAAAATCACCCGCCGGCAGATTAAGTTTCAGTTCGCTGTTTACGTACATTAATGACTCAACGCCTTTAATTAAATGAAAACCGTCAGGCAAAGATATTATCCGTTTTTCCTGAATATCGTACTCATCCCAGATTTCACCGACAACTTCCTCAACAATGTCTTCTATCGTAACGAGTCCCACGGTTGAACCAAATTCGTCCACAACCAATGCCATATGATTATGTGAAGTTTTAAAATCTTTTAAAACACGGTCTATGTACGCTGTTTCAGGAACAAATGTTGCGGGCCTTATCAGATCCTCAATTAAAAACAAAGAACCGTTTCTCCAAGCAAGGGCGAGATCCCTACTATAAATAATTCCTGCAATATTGTCAATATTTCCTCTATATACGGGAATCCGTGAATATTCTTTATCAATAATCTGCTCAATTATTTTATCTTTATCTTGATTAAGGTCCACCGCTTGTATCTCGCTTTTCGGCACCATAACCTGGCTAATCCTTGTTTTCCCGAAATCAAGAATATTTTTTATCATATGCCTCGCACTATCAGGCAGAGGAAGGATATCTTTTGAAGAAAGCAGAAATTTTAATTCTTCGGGTTTCAAAAATGTGTCTTCATTAAGAACTTTCTGCCCAAAAATGCCTAAAATATTCTCTGAAATTGAAAGCAAAAATCTGTTAACAGGTTTAAAGCCCTTGTTGATTATAAAAATTAAAGGCATTCCCCAAATTGCCACTTTTCCAGGCATGTATCTTGCGGATATTTTTGGTATTATCTCGCCAAAAAAGAGTATCACTAGTGTTATTGAAACGGGAAATACCACAAGAATAATTTCTCTTTGAAATCCCAAAATATCTATGAAATCCAACGATAATGAAGTCGCCAGCACGCTGGCGCCTATACTAACAAGGTTATTGCCCGCAAGAAGTGTTGATATAATATCATTAGGCCGTCTTTCCCAAAACTCGAATTGCTCCCTCAAGCCGGCAAATCTTTCCTTAAGCTGTCTCAAGGAAATGGAAGAAAGGCTTGTTAATGCCGTTTCCGTCCCTGCAAAAAACGCCGAAAAGCATATCAGCAGAAATAAAATAATGAATTTTATTATTATAAAAATCATTGCTGTTTAATGTCCTTTTTTAACTCGCACTCAGTTTCATTTTCAATATTTAATTCGCATTCGCTTAATATTTCGCCCACTATTTCTTCCAGAATATCTTCCAGCGTAACTAATCCCAGCAAATTTCCTAAAGAATCCTCAACAAACGCCATGTGCGTCTGCCCGGACTGGAACTCCTTAAGCAAATCATGGACTTTTTTGTCTTTGCTTATAAAATACGGCGGGCGTATAAAATCTTTTGAAAATTTACCTTTATTATTTCTCCACGCCCAAAGCACATCTTTTGTGTAGACAAATCCTATTATTTCATCTATTTTATTACCATGCACAGGAACCCTGCTCCGCCCGGTTTCAACTGCAAGATCTAAAAACATTTCCTCGTCTTCGTCAAATTTAACGGACTCAATCTTATCAACCGGCCTCATAATTTTTTCAACATTTAAATTCCCGAGATTAATTACTCTTTCCAGCATCTGCGTCGTTTCTTTTCCCAGCATCCCGGCATGAGTAGCCTCGGAAATCAAAGTCTTGACCTCTCCTAGGCTTAAATACGCAAGTCTGCCGATTGGCGGAAGAATATCCGTTCTAGGGAATAAAAAGCGCACTATTTTCTTAAATGGATAAATAAAAGGTCGTGTTATATGCTCAATTTGATGTAATATCGGCAACGAAATAATGGTCATTTTCTCAGGATTTAGCCTTGCGTATATTTTGGGAGTCAGCTCGGAAAATACTATTAGAAATGTGGTTGTAATAAGCCATGTAGAAAATTCTACTACAGACCTGTCTAAAAAACTAAAAATCTGAATCATTATAAGAGTTGAAACGAAGCCGGCCGTAAAATTTGTAACGGTATTGCCTACAAGGATAGTTGTTAGAAGATAATAAGGGGAATGAAGCCATCTTTCAAGGGGAGCAGAAAGCGATTTGTTTATCGCTATCAGTTTTTTTATCTTGTATTTTGATAGTCTTGTAATAGCTGTCTCGGATGCTGACCAGAAAGCGGAAAGCAAGAACAAAAAAACGAGCGCGAGCAATCCTAAGAAAATAAGCATATGCTGACCTTCATACAGGTAATGAAATTTTGGCTGAGGCGATTTTTGTGCGAAACAAAGGAATATTTTTCGCAGCGTAGCCGCAGTGCTACGTTAGAAAAATATTCTAAAGTTGCAGCCAAAAAGCGCCCAACCCCTTCGGGGAGACGCATCTCTGGACATTTGCTGCGTCGTTCGTCGCTTATGTGCCGCTGCGGGCACACCGCGCTCCTTTCTCCTTGCATATGTTTCATATATGTGTCTCCAAAGTTCCATTACCTGTATGAAGGTCAGCGAATATTTTATCCTGTTTTGCAAACATTTTTAGCCTGTCTTTGGGTGTATAATCCTTATAATCCAAAAGATGAAGTATTCCGTGTATAACGAGATAAGAAAGTTCCTTTTTCCAATCGTGATTAAATTGCACTGCCTGCTTTTTTGATCTTTGTTCAGCTATGTAAATGTCCCCCTCAAGCGGGGACGAACTCAGCTTAAATGAAATTATGTCTGTAATCCGGTTTACTTTTCTAAAATTTTTGTTCAGGATCTTTATTTTTGCATCCGAAACCAAAACAACATTGATGTTTGCTGAGACGATTTTTGCTTTTGACAAAGTTAATTTTCCGGCTTTCAAAAGCCAGGGAACAACTTTTTTTGAAAAACCGAAATAATTAATCTTGTTTTTTGTGTAAATCTGGGGTATCCTTATATTTAATTCTGGCGTGATATATCCCGCCGAGCGTTAATACCATGCTTTCGGCGATAGTACTAAGGTCATGCAGAGTTATCGGGCATTCCGAAAACTGCCCGTCAATAAATTTATTATTAATAACTTTTTCAACCGCATCCTTTAGCTTGCCCGCCGAATGATCTTCCAAAGTCCTTGAAGATGCTTCAACGGCATCGGCAATCATTAAAATTGCGGTCACCTTGCTTCTCGGCTTTGGCCCCGGATAGCGAAAAGTTTCATTCTTTGTTTCCGGGCTTTGTTCAACCGCCCGATGATAAAAATAGTGCATTAAAGACGTGCCGTGATGTTCCTGAATGCAGTCAACAATTGCCTTGTCAAGTTTATATTGTTTAGCAAGGGCAACTCCTTCTTTTACGTGCGACGAAATGATCAGTCCCGACATCGGCGGCGTCAGGGTAGTGTGAGGATTTTCGCCTACTTCTTGGTTTTCAATAAAATATTCAGGATGAGAAAGCTTGCCGACATCGTGATAATAAGCGCCGACCCTGGCTAAAAGGGAGTCTTCGCCGATTGCTCCTGCTGCCTGTTCAGCCATAGACGCAGTGATAAGCGAATGATGGTAGGTTCCCGGCGCTTCAACCATAAGCTGTTTTAAAAGAGGCTGGTTAAAATCGGCAAGTTCTAGTAATTTTATGTTGGTTACGCGCGAAAAAAATATCTCAAGGTACGGAAGAGTAACCAAAATCAGTATCGCACAAGTAAACCCGCCCAAAATTCCCCAACCGATGTTTATTCCGAGCGTAATTACGGGCCAGAGCTTGAATAAATGTATTATCATAACGGCAAGCACATTCGCTGCCGTTATTTTTAAACCAAGCTTTATAATATTGCCTCGGTTCCTTATGGTTGAAATAAAAACTATGCCTGTTACAGAGCTTATCAGATGAATTAAGAAATATTCAAAGCTGAAATTATTCAAAACTGCCAAAATAAGGCTTAAAATTATTCCTGAAATGATCGCCAGGCGAATAGAAATAAGCAGCCCGACTAAAACAGCAAAAGCCGCGACCGGCGTTGCTATAGGTGAAAGCCATTCTTTAAAAAGCTCCATTAATAAAATGGCGCTTACGAAAATAACACCCAAGAGTATTATGGATTCCGAATCATTTACAATGTCTTTTTCTACCTTTGTCAAGTAAAGCACGAAAAAAACAAAAATTATTCCGATAAAGATTACAAGTCCGATAATATTTGTCCAGGAAAAACCTATTTCAAATAGCAATACCAGAAAAAAAACGATGATACTAACCGTTGAAACAAGATAAGGCGGAAGTTTTATTTCCTTATTGAGAATATTTTCCTTATTCCTGGTCACGGCTTTTTTCTGAGGAGATTTTTCCAGCGTTTTCAGGATTTTTTCCAAAACCTTTTTAACAGGTGCTCGCCAATTCATAAGTTTTTATCCGCCTTCATTCATGTCCAAATTAAACAGTATTACTTGACGATATACAGAATTTGAAATTTATATCTGCCCCCCTCACCTCTTTCCTCTTCCCTTAGGAGTAAATCCTAAGGGTCCAAAACCTCTCCCTCGAGGGGAGAGGATGAAAGGTGAGGGTGAGAGTGGCTTCATCTCTCATCCCTTTTGTCCCAGGTTTCGTATGCTTCAATAATTTTTTTCACTAAATCGTGCCTTACAACGTCTTCTTTTGAAAAATGAATAAATTTTATCCCGGGAACGCTGCCTAAAATTTTTTCAGCCACTACAAGGCCTGACCTTATTTTTGAATCAAGGTCAATTTGCGTAATATCACCCGTAATCATAGCCTTAGAACCGCACCCAAGACGCGTTAAAAACATTTTCATCTGCTCAGGGGTAGTATTTTGAGCTTCATCAAGAATAATAAAAGCATCGTCTATTGTTCTTCCTCTCATATAAGCCAAAGGAACAATTTCAACCGTTTCTTCTTCTCGGAAATAACGGAACTTTTCAGGGCCGAGCATCGTATAAAAAGCATCGTTAAGCGGTTTTAAGTAAGGATTAATTTTTTCATAAAGGTCCCCGGGCAAAAAGCCCAGCCGCTCGCCTGCCTCAACTACCGGCCGAGTTATAACAATTCTAGAAACTTCTCCCATTTGAAGAGCTCTTAAAGCGCAGGCAACCGCTAGAAAAGTTTTGCCTGTTCCTGCCGGGCCTATCCCTATAACTAAATCGTAATCTGTAAATGCGCCGATATACTTTTCCTGCATTTCGGAACGGGGTTTAATGTGCTTCCCTTGAAAAGTTATGTATAAGGAATCCCCTAAATTGGCCCCTTTGCTGTGTTTGGCTGTTGCTTTTTCAACATTTACGGTTTCAACCCTTTGTTCCCTGGCGCTTTCTATTTCGCCAATAGCTTTATCAACTTTTGAACCGGAACCCCGAACAACAACAGAAAAATCGCCGGTTGAGCCCCCCTGGCGGACAAAAACCTGCACTCCGTATTTTCCTTCAATCCGCCTTAAATTTTCATCCTGCTGGCCCAAAAGATGAATTACTTCATCGGGACTTTTTAAATATATTTTTTTCGTTACCATTTTTAACACCTGTTACCAGCAACCTGTCCTCGACCCATAGGCTCTCGAGTCCATAGGACTCTATGAGTCCGAGGATCTATGGACCGAGGGCCACCAGTTACCAGTCAAAGCTCTTGCCTTTACTGGTCGCTGGTTTCCGGTCACCGGTCGCGTTATTTCTCCCTCGCTATTCTATCCGGAGCGGGGCCTGTTGCAGGCGGCGGCATTTTGGATTTAACTTGAATGCCGAGCTCTTTAAGCTGTTTATCAGCAACCACATCCGGCGCTCCCGACATCGGGCATACTGCTTTTTGCGTTTTTGGAAATGTTATTACTTCACGAATGGATTCCTCGCCTAAAAGAAGTGCGCAGAACCTGTCCAAGCCAAGTGCGATCCCTCCGTGTGGCGGCGCGCCAAACGAAAGCGCGTCCAAAAGAAATCCGAATTTTTTCTTTGCGTCCTCTTTTGTTATGTTAAGCACGGAAAACATTTTTTCCTGCACTTTTTCCTGGTGTATTCTTATTGATCCGCCGCCAAGTTCCACTCCGTTTAAAACAATATCGTATGCCCTGGCGCGCGCTTTTTTTATGGTATTGTTATCTGAACTCTCAAGCAAAGATATATCTTCAAGTTTGGGCGAAGTAAACGGATGATGCATCGCAACCCACTTTTTGTCCTCTTTGTCCCAGTCAAGCAGAGGAAAATCCACTACCCACAAAAATTCAAACTTTTCTTTATCAATTAAATTCTGCTGTTTGCCGATTTTTAAGCGAAGCGCGCCAAGCCCCTGGGCAACAACTTCCGGGACATCCGCTAAAAATAGCAGCAGGTCGCCCGTTTGCGAGATGAACTTTTTTTGTATTGTCTGAAGGTCCTGGGCAGAAAAAAACTTTACGATATTTGATTCCGGCCCTTTATCAGTTATTTTCATCCAGGCAAGGCCTTTTGCTCCGAATTCACCCACAAAAACGGTAAGAGCGTCAATTTCAGAACGCGAAAACTTTTCGCCTCCCTTAACGCACAGCCCTCGCACCACTCCGCCTTTTTCTATAGCCTCTTTAAACACCTTAAATCCGCAGTTTTTTAATTCTTCGGTAAAATCGACTATCTTAAAATCAAACCTTGTATCCGGCTTGTCCGATCCGTACTTTAGCATCGCTTCGGCATAGGGCATTCTTGTAAACGGCGTTTTAATTTCTTTTCCTAAAACATTTTTAAAAACGCCTGAAATAAGCCCTTCAATAACGGACATAACATCTTTTTCTTCAACAAAAGACATTTCAAGGTCAACTTGCGTAAATTCAGGTTGGCGGTCGGCTCTTAAGTCTTCGTCGCGGAAACATTTTGCCATCTGAAAATATTTATCAAATCCGGCAACCATATGTATCTGTTTGAAAAGCTGAGGCGACTGGGGTAAAGCGTAAAATGTTCCGGGGTTTAGACGCGATGCAAGGTAGCGATATTTCAAACGCATCTCTTCGGAAGTTTCGGTATAATCGGATATTTCAAAAGGAAGCCCGGGACACTGGTTTATTATTTCTAGTTCTTCGGTTACAACTTCTACTTCGCCGGTAGGAAGATTTGGATTTTCAGTGCCGGCAGGCCTTTTTCGGATCGTGCCTACTACTTTTAGTACAAACTCGCTTCTTAGCTTTTCTGCCTGGGCAAATATTTCTTTCTTTTCCGGTTGGAAAACCACCTGTAAAAGCCCTTCGCGGTCCCTGAGGTCTATAAAGATTACTCCCCCGTGATCCCTTCGTGAATGCACCCAGCCGAAAAC
The DNA window shown above is from Elusimicrobiota bacterium and carries:
- the aspS gene encoding aspartate--tRNA ligase, which produces MQRTDYCGKFSAKDIGKKVAVFGWVHSRRDHGGVIFIDLRDREGLLQVVFQPEKKEIFAQAEKLRSEFVLKVVGTIRKRPAGTENPNLPTGEVEVVTEELEIINQCPGLPFEISDYTETSEEMRLKYRYLASRLNPGTFYALPQSPQLFKQIHMVAGFDKYFQMAKCFRDEDLRADRQPEFTQVDLEMSFVEEKDVMSVIEGLISGVFKNVLGKEIKTPFTRMPYAEAMLKYGSDKPDTRFDFKIVDFTEELKNCGFKVFKEAIEKGGVVRGLCVKGGEKFSRSEIDALTVFVGEFGAKGLAWMKITDKGPESNIVKFFSAQDLQTIQKKFISQTGDLLLFLADVPEVVAQGLGALRLKIGKQQNLIDKEKFEFLWVVDFPLLDWDKEDKKWVAMHHPFTSPKLEDISLLESSDNNTIKKARARAYDIVLNGVELGGGSIRIHQEKVQEKMFSVLNITKEDAKKKFGFLLDALSFGAPPHGGIALGLDRFCALLLGEESIREVITFPKTQKAVCPMSGAPDVVADKQLKELGIQVKSKMPPPATGPAPDRIAREK
- the glyS gene encoding glycine--tRNA ligase subunit beta — protein: MVKDALLEIGVEEIPASYLNSALEQMKILAEKFLRDNQLAFSDTKVYGTPRRLTLVIKDVAEISEDRCDEILGPSVKVGRDEKNNFTMAAKGFASKYGVETEKLKVKKTDKGEYLCVLNKINGEKAEKILAECYSYVIKTLNFPKSMVWESSNFRFARPIRNLTALYGEKKIKIKVANVKSDNITYALHSSANKKVVIRSAEKYIDLLRNACVLADAQERKKVIEKIIDSASKRVKGEVLKDENLLDEINCLVEHPVAIVGTFDEKYLKLPHEILTNCMAKKQKYFAISDSKGKLTNYFLGIRNGMSENNEVVREGFERVLKARLDDAEFFFHKDTKSPLSEKVEKLKGVVLQEKLGTIYDKISRVKEIAKYLAPLIGVKADVKSIEKSCDLSKADLVTDMVFEYPELQGVVGRIYAQKDGESEQIYRSIEEHYWPINAESKLPATDLGILLSISDKVDTLIGDFSAGLIPTGSYDPYGLRRMAVGILRILEKNSFHVSLKELTEKAFSILPEKLKQNKEAIGQLMDFFRQRLEGVLENQGFAFDEIRAVITRSYDDVVDVKKRISALKTMRSKSDFESLMIAFRRASNILKQASKTGVQFSESVDETLLKEESEKSLYADIKRIETELKGLLEKKDYLEALQKIVLIKKSLDDFFEKILVMADDVKIRSNRLSMLNYLLKPFYNILDFSLIQGIGK
- a CDS encoding ORF6N domain-containing protein: MMAKTLTVQQIESKIYVIRGKKVMFDRDLAELYEVTTGNLNKAVQRNIERFPADFMFQLNSEEYESLRFQIGILKRGQHSKYFPYAFTQEGVAMLSGVLRSKRAVLVNIQIMRAFVKLRQLLMSNHDLWHKIEEMEKKYDNNFKIVFDALRSLLLSGPDKPLTIKGFTRE
- a CDS encoding HDIG domain-containing protein, which translates into the protein MNWRAPVKKVLEKILKTLEKSPQKKAVTRNKENILNKEIKLPPYLVSTVSIIVFFLVLLFEIGFSWTNIIGLVIFIGIIFVFFVLYLTKVEKDIVNDSESIILLGVIFVSAILLMELFKEWLSPIATPVAAFAVLVGLLISIRLAIISGIILSLILAVLNNFSFEYFLIHLISSVTGIVFISTIRNRGNIIKLGLKITAANVLAVMIIHLFKLWPVITLGINIGWGILGGFTCAILILVTLPYLEIFFSRVTNIKLLELADFNQPLLKQLMVEAPGTYHHSLITASMAEQAAGAIGEDSLLARVGAYYHDVGKLSHPEYFIENQEVGENPHTTLTPPMSGLIISSHVKEGVALAKQYKLDKAIVDCIQEHHGTSLMHYFYHRAVEQSPETKNETFRYPGPKPRSKVTAILMIADAVEASSRTLEDHSAGKLKDAVEKVINNKFIDGQFSECPITLHDLSTIAESMVLTLGGIYHARIKYKDTPDLHKKQD
- a CDS encoding hemolysin family protein, with the protein product MLIFLGLLALVFLFLLSAFWSASETAITRLSKYKIKKLIAINKSLSAPLERWLHSPYYLLTTILVGNTVTNFTAGFVSTLIMIQIFSFLDRSVVEFSTWLITTTFLIVFSELTPKIYARLNPEKMTIISLPILHQIEHITRPFIYPFKKIVRFLFPRTDILPPIGRLAYLSLGEVKTLISEATHAGMLGKETTQMLERVINLGNLNVEKIMRPVDKIESVKFDEDEEMFLDLAVETGRSRVPVHGNKIDEIIGFVYTKDVLWAWRNNKGKFSKDFIRPPYFISKDKKVHDLLKEFQSGQTHMAFVEDSLGNLLGLVTLEDILEEIVGEILSECELNIENETECELKKDIKQQ
- the recO gene encoding DNA repair protein RecO — its product is MWGLTPSSNRAREYAVEVEMYYHIKGLVLKSQISAEADKIITVYTHEWGKISAVVPGAKKIKAKLAWAAEPIRENEFLVYAKNGYLRPKVTGAKAINSFTKLFCDWRRFSIAQYCAEIMDVLTPFNSENARKYELLSRTWNLLETSKYPWRIFSAFVLRFLNLSGYSFTEFLKRNKHLVNNPERELIGKLSNMPGEDVDKLFPLESRIETNIKQAIDSYLSMYLPRKLCSKEFCEKIIATE
- the ybeY gene encoding rRNA maturation RNase YbeY yields the protein MKAGKLTLSKAKIVSANINVVLVSDAKIKILNKNFRKVNRITDIISFKLSSSPLEGDIYIAEQRSKKQAVQFNHDWKKELSYLVIHGILHLLDYKDYTPKDRLKMFAKQDKIFADLHTGNGTLETHI
- a CDS encoding PhoH family protein, producing MVTKKIYLKSPDEVIHLLGQQDENLRRIEGKYGVQVFVRQGGSTGDFSVVVRGSGSKVDKAIGEIESAREQRVETVNVEKATAKHSKGANLGDSLYITFQGKHIKPRSEMQEKYIGAFTDYDLVIGIGPAGTGKTFLAVACALRALQMGEVSRIVITRPVVEAGERLGFLPGDLYEKINPYLKPLNDAFYTMLGPEKFRYFREEETVEIVPLAYMRGRTIDDAFIILDEAQNTTPEQMKMFLTRLGCGSKAMITGDITQIDLDSKIRSGLVVAEKILGSVPGIKFIHFSKEDVVRHDLVKKIIEAYETWDKRDER
- a CDS encoding hemolysin family protein, which gives rise to MIFIIIKFIILFLLICFSAFFAGTETALTSLSSISLRQLKERFAGLREQFEFWERRPNDIISTLLAGNNLVSIGASVLATSLSLDFIDILGFQREIILVVFPVSITLVILFFGEIIPKISARYMPGKVAIWGMPLIFIINKGFKPVNRFLLSISENILGIFGQKVLNEDTFLKPEELKFLLSSKDILPLPDSARHMIKNILDFGKTRISQVMVPKSEIQAVDLNQDKDKIIEQIIDKEYSRIPVYRGNIDNIAGIIYSRDLALAWRNGSLFLIEDLIRPATFVPETAYIDRVLKDFKTSHNHMALVVDEFGSTVGLVTIEDIVEEVVGEIWDEYDIQEKRIISLPDGFHLIKGVESLMYVNSELKLNLPAGDFSTINGWVLDLFGKIPKQGDTIRWDNLLIEIVDADKKKVLRIRLKKLI
- a CDS encoding glycine--tRNA ligase subunit alpha, producing MTFQEIIMTLQKFWARQGCLIWQPYDLEKGAGTFNPATFLKCLGPKPWAVAYVEPSRRPTDGRYGENPNRLQHYYQYQVIIKPAPSDIQKTYLASLKAIGLDPKKHDIRFVEDDWESPTLGAWGLGWEVWLDGMEITQFTYFQQVGSIDLNPISVEITYGLERLAMYSQKKDSVYDVIWTDGITYGQVHLEDEKQWSRYNFEEADVDLLKRHFNDWEKEAKRLIDKKMVLPAYDAVMKCSHLFNLLDARGAISVTERTFYIAKVRNLARIVAENYIQMESDQK